The genomic region TCGTGGTGTTGATCGTGGTGCTGATGTTCCGGCCGACCGGTCTGTTGGGCGAGTCGCTCGGGAGGGCCCGCGCATGATCGACAAGATTCGCACCGCTGATCGCCGCCGGGTGAGCCTGCTGACCACGGTCGGCGACCGCTGGCGGGCGCTGCCGAAGTGGCAGCAGGCCATCGGGCTGGCTGCCTTCGTGGCGATCCTCTACTACCTGCCGCTGCTCGGCATTCCGGGCCTGACCTGGCTGCGCACCGACTCGATCGAGGGCGGTAACAACTGGGCGGGCGTGCTCTTCGTCTGCGCCATCTACGTGCTGGTCGCGATCGGCCTGAACGTGGTGGTCGGCCTCGCCGGCCTGCTCGACCTGGGCTACATCGGCTTCTTCGCCATCGGGGCGTACAGCGTGGCGCTGTTCGGTTCGGTGAACTCGCCGGTGGTGAAGTGGATCCAGCAGGAGTTCGATCTGCCGCCGACCTGGGCGGTGACCTGGGCGATCTGCTTGTTCATCGCGATCGTGCTGACGATGATCTCCGGGGTGCTGCTGGGCTGGCCGACGCTGCGGCTGCGCGGTGACTACCTGGCCATCGTGACGCTCGGCTTCGGTGAGATCATCCGAATCGTGGCCCGCAACGCCACCGGACTGACCAACGGGCCGGTGGGCATCTCGGCCATCCCGGGTCCGGAGGGTGCGCCGTCGGCGGACAACAAGGTCTTCGGCCTGATCGACGCGAAGCCCTGGTACTGGTTGGCGATCACCTTCGTGCTGATCATGGTGTTCCTGGTCCGTCGGCTGGAGCAGAGCCGGGTCGGCCGGGCCTGGCTGGCGGTCCGCGAGGACGAGGACGCCGCCGCGGTGATGGGCGTGTACCCGTTCAAGTTCAAGCTCTGGGCGTTCGCCATCGGTGCGGCGCTCGGTGGCCTGTCGGGCTTCCTGTTCGGTAGCCGGAACGCGTTCATCGACCCGACCCAGTTCAACGCGAACCTCTCGATTCTCTTCGTCGCCATGGTCGTGGTCGGCGGATCCGGCAACATGCTCGGCGTCTCGCTCGGCGCGGTGCTGCTGGCGTACCTGCCGGAGCGGTTCCGTGACTTCGCCGACTACCGTTGGCTGGTCTTCGGTCTGGCCATGGTGCTGGTGATGATCCTCCGTCCGCAGGGTCTGATCCCCAGCCGGCGGCGGGCCCGGGAGTTGAAGGACCGCGCGGCGGAGGCAGAGGAGGCGCCCGCTCATGTCTGACGAGACCACCAGCACGCCGGCGCCGAAGATCCCGGCCCAGCCGGGACCGCGGCCGCTGCTGCTCGAGATCGACGACGTCACGCTCCGCTTCGGCGGTGTGGTTGCCCTCGACGGGGTCAACTTCCAGATCCACGAGGGTGAGATCCTCGGACTGATCGGGCCGAACGGGGCCGGGAAGACGACCTGCTTCAACGTGATGACGGGCGTCTACAAGCCGACGTCCGGCGCGGTCCGGTTCCGGGGCCAGAAGGTGACCGGTCGTAAGCCGCACCAGATCAGTCAGCTGGGCATTTCCCGGACGTTCCAGAACATCCGTCTCTTCCCGGAGATGACCGCGCTGGAGAACGTCATGGTCGGCACGGACTCCCGGCACAAGACCAGCGTGCCGGGTGCGCTGTTCCGCCTCTACCGCGTGCGGCCGAAGCCGGAGGAGCTGCCGCAGGTCACCGCCGAGTCCGGGATCGTCCGGACCTGGCAGCAGGTGCGCCTGTCGGCGGCGAAGATCTTCGGTCTGTCCCGGCACATCCTCGAGGAGCGGGCCGCCGAGGCCAAGGCGCTGGAGCTGCTGCGCTTCGTCGGGATCGCCGACCGGGCCAACGACGAGGCGCGCAACCTGCCGTACGGCTATCAGCGTCGCCTGGAGATCGCGCGGGCGTTGGCCACGGAGCCGAAGCTGATCTGCCTGGACGAGCCGGCCGCCGGCTTCAACCCGGCGGAGAAGGAGGAGCTGCTCACCCTGATCCGCAAGATCCGTGACATGGGCCTGACCGTCCTGCTCATCGAGCACGACATGCGGCTGGTCATGGGGGTCACCGACCGGATCGTGGTGCTGGAGTTCGGCCGTAAGATCGCCGAGGGTGCGCCCGCGGAGGTCAGCCGCGATCCGAAGGTGATCGCCGCGTACCTGGGAGAGTCCGCCGATGACGCTGCTTGAGCTCGAGAACGTCGCCGTCGCCTATGGCCGGATCGAGGCGTTGCACGGCATCAGCCTCACCGTGAACGAGGGTGAGGTGGTGGCGCTGATCGGCGCGAACGGCGCCGGCAAGACCACCACCATGCGGGCCATCTCCGGCACCCGGGGGCTCTCCGCCGGGAAGATCACCTTCAACGGCGAGGACATCAGCCGGCTCCGGGCCGACCTGCGGGTCGTCCGGGGGCTGTGCCAGTCGCCGGAGGGTCGGCAGATCTTCCCCGGCATGACGGTGATGGAGAACCTGGACATGGGGGCGTACACCCGGCGGGACTCCGCCGGCATCGCCGCCGACCTGGACCGAGTGCTGACCCTCTTCCCGCGGCTGGCCGAGCGGCGCAAGCAGGCCGGTGGCACGCTCTCCGGCGGTGAGCAGCAGATGCTCGCGGTCGGTCGGGCGCTGATGAGCCGGCCGAAGCTGCTGCTGCTCGACGAGCCGTCGATGGGTCTGGCCCCGCTGGTGATCCGGCAGATCTTCGACATCATCACGGAGATCAACCAGCAGGGCACCACCATCCTGCTGGTGGAGCAGAACGCCCAGCAGGCGCTGTCCCGGGCCCACCGGGGATACGTGCTGGAGACCGGTCGGATCGTGAAGGAGGGGTCCGGCCAGGACCTGCTGCACGACCCGGCGGTCAAGGAGGCGTACCTCGGCGTCGCCTGACGTCGCGCACCGGACGGCCGTCCCCGGGGTTCTGCTCCGGTGGCGGCCGTCCGGTGTTTTCGCCCGTGGTGCCGGTCAGCGTCGATGTCGGTGGTACGGGCTAGAGTCGCCACGTGACAGCTACGACGCCGCGCCTGCTCCTCGTCGACGGACACTCCCTGGCATACCGGGCGTTCTTCGCCCTGCCGGTGGAAAACTTCTCGACCACCACGGGGCAGCCGACCAACGCGGTCTACGGCTTCACCTCGATGCTGATCAACGTGCTCCGCGACGAGCAGCCGACGCACATCGTCGTCGCCTTCGACGTGTCCCGCCGCTCCTTCCGCACCGAGAAGTACGCGGAGTACAAGGCCGGCCGCAGCGAGACCCCGACCGACTTCAAGGGCCAGGTCAGCCTGGTCAAGGAGGTCCTCGCCGCGCTGCGCATCCCGGTGGTCGAGATGGAGGGCTACGAGGCCGACGACGTCATCGCCACCCTCGCCTGCCAGGCCCGCGATGAGGGCATGTCGGTGCTGATCACCACCGGCGACCGCGACGCCTTCCAGCTCGTCGGCGACCAGGTCACCGTGCTCTACCCACGCAAGGGCGTGTCCGACCTGGCCCGGATGGACCCGGCGGCGGTCGAGGCGAAATACGGGGTGCCGCCCGAGCGCTACCGCGATCTGGCGGCGCTGGTCGGTGAGACCAGTGACAACCTGCCGGGCGTGCCCGGCGTCGGCCCGAAAACCGCGGCGAAGTGGATCACCACCTACGGCGGGGTCGACGGGGTCGTGGCCCGGGCCGACGAGATCAAGGGCAAGGCCGGCGACAGCCTGCGCGAGCGGCTCGCCGACGTGATCCGCAACTACGAGATCAACTGTCTGGTCTCCGACCTGGCGCTGCCGCTGCGGCCGGCGGACGCCCGCTGGGCCGGCTGGGACCGGGAAGCGGTCCACCAGGTCTTCGACACCCTCGAGTTCCGCATCCTGCGCGACCGGCTCTACCAGTACCTCGAGGCCGTGGAGCCCGAGGCCGAGTCCGGGTTCGACCTGGCCGGCGAGGTCCTCACGGAGCCCGGCGCGCTGACCCGGTGGCTCGGCACGCACGCGCCGGCCGGCACACCGGTCGGCGTGGCGGTCAAGCTCGACACCGGCCCCAACCGGCGGCACACCGCGTCGGTCCTCGGGCTGGCCCTGGCCACCGCTGGCGGGGCCGCGGCCTGGTGCGACCCGAGCCGGCTCGACCCGGCCGACGAGGCGGCCCTGGCCGGTTGGGTGGCCGACGCCGAGCGCCCCAAGGTGTTGCACGACAGCAAGCCCGCCGTGCTCGCGTTCGCCGCGCACGGCTGGTCCCTGGAGGGGATCGCCCGCGACACGCAGATCGCCGCCTACCTGGCCCGCCCCGACCAGCGCTCCTACGACCTGACCGACCTCGCCCTGCGCTACCTGCACCGGGAGCTGCGGGTCGACGCGCCGGAGACCGGCCAGCTGACCCTGGAGGGGTTGGGCGACGACAGCGAGGCCGAGCAGAACCTGATGCTCCAGGCCCGGGCGACCCTCGATCTCGCCGACGCGATCGACGCCGAGTTGTCCCGCGACGGCGAGCAGTCGGCCCGGCTGATGGCCGGCGTCGAGCTGCCGCTGATGCGGGTGCTCGCCGACATGGAGCGCACCGGCATCGCCGCCGACACGCACTACCTGTCCGAGTTGGAGGCGCACTTCGCCGCCGAGGTGAAGGCCGCCGCCCAGGGCGCCTACGAGGCGGTCGGACGCGAGTTCAACCTGGGCTCGCCCAAGCAGTTGCAGGAG from Micromonospora sp. WMMD812 harbors:
- a CDS encoding ABC transporter ATP-binding protein: MTLLELENVAVAYGRIEALHGISLTVNEGEVVALIGANGAGKTTTMRAISGTRGLSAGKITFNGEDISRLRADLRVVRGLCQSPEGRQIFPGMTVMENLDMGAYTRRDSAGIAADLDRVLTLFPRLAERRKQAGGTLSGGEQQMLAVGRALMSRPKLLLLDEPSMGLAPLVIRQIFDIITEINQQGTTILLVEQNAQQALSRAHRGYVLETGRIVKEGSGQDLLHDPAVKEAYLGVA
- a CDS encoding ABC transporter ATP-binding protein — protein: MSDETTSTPAPKIPAQPGPRPLLLEIDDVTLRFGGVVALDGVNFQIHEGEILGLIGPNGAGKTTCFNVMTGVYKPTSGAVRFRGQKVTGRKPHQISQLGISRTFQNIRLFPEMTALENVMVGTDSRHKTSVPGALFRLYRVRPKPEELPQVTAESGIVRTWQQVRLSAAKIFGLSRHILEERAAEAKALELLRFVGIADRANDEARNLPYGYQRRLEIARALATEPKLICLDEPAAGFNPAEKEELLTLIRKIRDMGLTVLLIEHDMRLVMGVTDRIVVLEFGRKIAEGAPAEVSRDPKVIAAYLGESADDAA
- the polA gene encoding DNA polymerase I, yielding MTATTPRLLLVDGHSLAYRAFFALPVENFSTTTGQPTNAVYGFTSMLINVLRDEQPTHIVVAFDVSRRSFRTEKYAEYKAGRSETPTDFKGQVSLVKEVLAALRIPVVEMEGYEADDVIATLACQARDEGMSVLITTGDRDAFQLVGDQVTVLYPRKGVSDLARMDPAAVEAKYGVPPERYRDLAALVGETSDNLPGVPGVGPKTAAKWITTYGGVDGVVARADEIKGKAGDSLRERLADVIRNYEINCLVSDLALPLRPADARWAGWDREAVHQVFDTLEFRILRDRLYQYLEAVEPEAESGFDLAGEVLTEPGALTRWLGTHAPAGTPVGVAVKLDTGPNRRHTASVLGLALATAGGAAAWCDPSRLDPADEAALAGWVADAERPKVLHDSKPAVLAFAAHGWSLEGIARDTQIAAYLARPDQRSYDLTDLALRYLHRELRVDAPETGQLTLEGLGDDSEAEQNLMLQARATLDLADAIDAELSRDGEQSARLMAGVELPLMRVLADMERTGIAADTHYLSELEAHFAAEVKAAAQGAYEAVGREFNLGSPKQLQEILFTELGLPKTKKIKTGYTTDADALQWLYAQNPHPVLEFLLRHRDVAKLKSTVDGLLKSVSDDGRIHTTFNQTVAATGRLSSTEPNLQNIPIRTEEGRRIRRSFVVGEGYDCLLTADYSQIEMRIMAHLSSDDALIDAFNSGADFHAATASSVFGVPLTEVTPDQRRKIKAMNYGLAYGLSAFGLSQQLGISAEEARGLMENYFAGFGGVRDYLQEVVARARRDGYTSTILGRRRYLPDLVSDNRQRREIAERMALNAPIQGSAADIIKVAMLRVDGGLREAGLRSRMLLQVHDELVFEVAPGERRALEELVRQEMGAAYPLSVPLEVSVGEGRDWNSADH
- a CDS encoding branched-chain amino acid ABC transporter permease, with the translated sequence MIDKIRTADRRRVSLLTTVGDRWRALPKWQQAIGLAAFVAILYYLPLLGIPGLTWLRTDSIEGGNNWAGVLFVCAIYVLVAIGLNVVVGLAGLLDLGYIGFFAIGAYSVALFGSVNSPVVKWIQQEFDLPPTWAVTWAICLFIAIVLTMISGVLLGWPTLRLRGDYLAIVTLGFGEIIRIVARNATGLTNGPVGISAIPGPEGAPSADNKVFGLIDAKPWYWLAITFVLIMVFLVRRLEQSRVGRAWLAVREDEDAAAVMGVYPFKFKLWAFAIGAALGGLSGFLFGSRNAFIDPTQFNANLSILFVAMVVVGGSGNMLGVSLGAVLLAYLPERFRDFADYRWLVFGLAMVLVMILRPQGLIPSRRRARELKDRAAEAEEAPAHV